In one Nicotiana sylvestris chromosome 8, ASM39365v2, whole genome shotgun sequence genomic region, the following are encoded:
- the LOC104237251 gene encoding homeobox-leucine zipper protein HAT4-like — translation MMVEKEDLGLSLSLSFPDNNNKNSTTNNPFHHQLNLIPSSSPFNLFHKTSWTDSFPSSDRSSEICRVKTRTLLKGIDVNRLPATADADEEAGVSSPNSTISSVSGNKRSERETNNCEEHEMERVSDEDDGETSRKKLRLSKDQSAILEETFKEHNTLNPKQKLALAKRLGLRPRQVEVWFQNRRARTKLKQTEVDCEFLKRCCENLTEENRRLHKEVQELRALKLSPQFYMQMTPPTTLTMCPSCERVAGPPTVSGPTSTHVGPPQHRPMPFNLWANTPKSLHPRS, via the exons atgatggTTGAGAAAGAAGATTTGGGGCTGAGTCTTAGCCTCAGTTTTCCAGATAATAATAACAAGAATAGTACAACCAATAATCCTTTTCATCATCAGCTCAATCTCATCCCTTCATCTTCACCTTTTAATCTCTTTCACAAAACTTCTTGGACTGATTCTTTCCCTTCTTCAG ATCGGAGCTCGGAGATATGCAGAGTGAAGACAAGGACATTACTGAAGGGAATAGACGTGAACCGGCTGCCGGCGACGGCGGACGCCGATGAAGAAGCCGGCGTATCATCACCTAACAGCACCATTTCGAGTGTGAGTGGAAATAAGAGAAGCGAAAGAGAGACAAATAACTGTGAGGAACATGAAATGGAAAGAGTTTCTGATGAAGACGACGGAGAAACTTCTAGAAAGAAACTTCGGCTTTCAAAAGACCAATCTGCCATTCTTGAAGAAACATTCAAAGAACACAACACTCTCAATCCT AAACAAAAGCTGGCGTTGGCTAAAAGACTGGGATTAAGACCTAGGCAAGTTGAGGTCTGGTTTCAGAACAGGAGGGCAAG GACAAAGTTGAAGCAAACAGAAGTTGACTGTGAATTCCTGAAGAGATGTTGTGAGAATTTGACAGAGGAAAACAGGAGATTGCACAAGGAAGTTCAAGAGTTGAGGGCACTTAAGCTTTCACCTCAATTCTACATGCAAATGACTCCTCCTACCACCCTCACCATGTGCCCTTCATGTGAGCGTGTCGCGGGCCCACCAACCGTATCCGGACCCACATCTACACATGTGGGCCCGCCCCAACATCGGCCCATGCCATTTAACCTTTGGGCCAACACTCCAAAATCCCTTCACCCAAGATCTTGA
- the LOC104237252 gene encoding uncharacterized protein, with protein MATTLNKTLPDLSKLEPLDGNNYKRWSQKLLIFFEQLEVDYILFNDPPTDIVTDNSNSANIIVDDDATKKKFEKDNKIVRGHLLNHMTNPLFDLFINYKSAKVIWDSLEKKYGRDDAGKKKYVIEKWIKFQMVDDKPIMEQVHEYENLTADVLNESMEMCEILQANVLLEKFPPSWSDYRNQLKHKKKNLTLQELISHMRTEEANRLKDEESELLKDKMKSLSLNSSKANLVEFSSTFVKDRFKGK; from the coding sequence ATGGCCACCACTTTGAACAAAACACTTCCTGATCTATCAAAGCTTGAGCCTTTAGATGGAAACAATTATAAGCGTTGGTCCCAgaaacttttaattttctttgaaCAATTAGAAGTTGATTATATTTTGTTTAACGATCCTCCTACGGATATTGTTACTGATAATTCTAATTCTGCCAATAttattgttgatgatgatgctactAAGAAGAAATTTGAAAAGGATAATAAAATAGTGAGAGGACATCTGCTTAATCATATGACTAACCCTCTATTTGATTTGTTTATAAATTATAAATCTGCTAAAGTCATATGGGATAGTTTGGAGAAAAAATATGGTCGTGATGATGCCGGGAAAAAGAAGTATGTCATTGAAAAGTGGATAAAGTTTCAGATGGTTGATGATAAGCCAATCATGGAACAGGTTCACGAGTATGAAAACTTGACTGCTGATGTTTTGAACGAAAGCATGGAGATGTGTGAGATTCTTCAGGCTAATGTTCTGCTTGAAAAGTTTCCACCTTCCTGGAGTGATTACAGGAATCAACTAAAGCACAAGAAGAAAAATTTAACTCTTCAAGAATTGATCAGTCACATGAGGACTGAGGAAGCAAACCGTCTCAAAGATGAGGAATCTGAACTGCTTAAGGATAAGATGAAATCTCTCTCTCTTAATTCTTCTAAAGCTAACCTTGTGGAATTTTCTAGTACTTTTGTGAAAGACAGGTTTAAAGGAAAATAG